A DNA window from Sporosarcina sp. ANT_H38 contains the following coding sequences:
- a CDS encoding S-adenosyl-l-methionine hydroxide adenosyltransferase family protein, translated as MTTGLLVFQSDFGKSDGAVSAMHGVANSVQLGIPIYEITHQIPQYNIWEASYRLLQAIGYWPSETVFVSIVDPGVGSDRRGVVAKTVNNHYIITPDNGTLTHVSQFIGISEVREIDETVNRLPNSGESHTFHGRDIFAYTGARLAAGVIQFEDVGPTLDTEKIIALPLKISKIVDEVITGTVDIIDKPFGNLWTNISRKQFKEIAKQHGDSFEVSITTDGRTIYNNIMTFGRSFADLHIGEPLVYVNSLDNIGIAINQGSFADAYRIGTGTNWEVTIRKAPRIVYE; from the coding sequence ATGACAACAGGTTTATTAGTTTTTCAATCAGATTTCGGAAAAAGTGATGGTGCGGTTAGCGCTATGCATGGTGTGGCGAACTCCGTCCAACTCGGAATTCCTATTTATGAAATTACGCATCAAATTCCTCAATATAATATTTGGGAAGCGTCTTATCGATTATTGCAAGCCATCGGTTATTGGCCAAGTGAAACAGTTTTCGTATCTATTGTCGATCCAGGTGTAGGTTCGGATCGACGTGGCGTTGTCGCAAAAACAGTTAATAATCACTATATTATTACACCGGACAATGGCACGTTAACACATGTATCGCAATTCATTGGCATCAGTGAAGTTCGGGAAATAGATGAGACCGTCAACCGACTTCCAAACTCCGGCGAATCACATACCTTCCATGGTCGTGATATTTTTGCCTATACAGGTGCACGACTTGCTGCCGGTGTTATTCAATTCGAAGATGTCGGGCCAACACTTGACACTGAAAAGATTATTGCTTTACCTCTAAAAATATCAAAAATTGTTGATGAAGTAATAACAGGAACTGTCGACATTATCGACAAACCTTTCGGTAACCTTTGGACGAATATTAGCCGGAAACAATTCAAGGAAATCGCAAAACAGCATGGTGATTCGTTCGAAGTTTCAATTACTACGGATGGTCGAACTATTTACAACAATATTATGACGTTTGGTCGATCATTTGCAGATTTACACATTGGCGAGCCACTAGTCTATGTTAATTCACTCGACAATATCGGCATCGCCATCAACCAAGGTTCGTTCGCAGACGCCTATCGAATCGGTACGGGAACGAATTGGGAAGTCACCATCCGCAAAGCACCGCGAATTGTTTATGAATGA